Proteins encoded within one genomic window of Acidimicrobiales bacterium:
- a CDS encoding GPP34 family phosphoprotein, with translation MLLAEAFVLLALDADGSPARGAANHSAAAIGVTAALVTELAQQGHLDLSDGRIHLSGSRPQHPMLIQALDNLAPHEGKSLKRRLGSVKHAGWNEVVDAMVEQGVLGRVKRGLRATRHPVVNPAAQAAILTDVRAAAAGEGPMAPRTAALLALAGPSQLLEVVAPERTTRAHARRRIAQAAEQVPAAAAVKYVIDSMHATIAAASVAATSG, from the coding sequence ATGCTGCTTGCCGAGGCCTTCGTCCTCCTGGCCCTCGACGCCGACGGGTCCCCAGCGCGAGGCGCTGCCAACCACAGCGCTGCTGCCATCGGCGTCACCGCTGCGCTGGTCACCGAGCTCGCCCAACAGGGGCATCTCGATCTCAGCGACGGCCGCATCCACCTCAGCGGGAGCCGGCCACAGCACCCGATGCTCATCCAGGCTTTGGACAACCTGGCGCCCCACGAGGGGAAGAGCCTCAAGCGCAGGCTTGGCTCGGTGAAGCACGCGGGATGGAACGAGGTGGTCGACGCCATGGTCGAGCAGGGTGTTCTCGGTCGTGTCAAGCGGGGCCTGCGGGCCACTCGACACCCTGTGGTGAACCCGGCCGCCCAGGCCGCCATCCTCACCGACGTTCGAGCGGCCGCCGCCGGCGAAGGGCCGATGGCCCCGCGCACCGCCGCGCTGCTCGCCCTGGCCGGTCCCAGCCAGTTGCTCGAAGTGGTTGCCCCCGAGCGCACCACTCGAGCCCATGCCCGACGCCGCATCGCTCAGGCCGCCGAGCAAGTCCCGGCGGCCGCGGCGGTCAAGTACGTGATCGACTCCATGCACGCGACGATCGCCGCTGCCTCAGTGGCAGCCACCAGCGGCTGA